The genomic window AAACCATATCTAGAAAAATGTATCTATATTTGAAATTATGAACCTATAAAATTAAGTAGTAGATTGAAGAATATGAAGCATCAGACCTTGTTTTTCGATACACACGAACACTCTTAACACACCAATTCATTTTGAAATAATCGTTAAGTAACCGATAGATACAATTGCAAAGTTACTACTCAACTAATATTGTTTCATGTGCAATTGAGGAAAAAGTACTATGATAAGACTATAGTGATATAATTATAACGAAATAAGTACTCAATGTTCCATTTGAGTGCTTATTTTATTCCCGTGATGATGGAGGATTAATGGATGAAAAAAGAGAAAAAGAAAGAAATGAACGAATCATTAAACTATGAACCTATTTTAGAAGAGAATAAAGGCAAAAGCGGTAGAGCCTTTCATACTTTATTTCTTTTATATAAAAATCAAGCGAAAAACCTTGGGTTATCGTTTGTTTTCTTTTTAATTAAACATTCTCCTGTTTGGGTGATACCAATTGTCACCGCTAATATGATTAATATTGCAAGTGATCCGGCTAAATATGACATAGCGGGTCTTTGGGTTAATTTAGCAGTCATTGCAATAGTCATCCTGCAAAATATTCCTACTCAGATGCTTCATATTAGCTATCTTAGTAGAGCTTCAAGACAAGTGGAGGCAGGCTTAAGGAGTACATTAATACGTAAATTACAGCAGTTGTCTATCTCTTATCATGGTGAGCTGCGTTCAGGGAAACTTCAAGCGAAGGTACTTCGGGATGTAGAGAATATTGAGGTGTTATCTAAGCAAATAATGTTTACCTTTGCAACGGCAATTACAAATGTCATAGTGGCGATAGGGGTTACGGCATACCGCAATCTATTCGTTGCATTATTTTTTATTCTTGTTATTCCGGTTGCACTAATTCTTGTAACAATTTTTAGAAGAAATCTTCAAAGAAAAAACCGCGAGTTTCGAACGCATATTGAAAGTATGTCTGGACAGGTAGCAGAAACGGTGACCATGATTCCTGTTACGAGAGCCCACGGATTAGAAGAAATTGAAATAAGAAAGACAGACTCTACCTTGAAAGAGTTAAAGGGGAAAGGCTATTTATTAGATCTTGCAGAGGCATTATTTGGGTCTTCAGGATGGGTTGTTTTTCAGCTGTTTCAAATGTTTTGCCTAGTGTTTACTGCCACCCTAGCCTATAGAGGAGAGATTCCGATTGGGGACGTAGCAATGTATCAAGCTTACTTTGCCTCTATACTCATGTCAGTTAACCAAATAATTAGTGTGTATCCTCAATTAGCAAAAGGCTATGAATCTATTATTTCTGTTTCGGAAATTTTATTTGCTGAGGAGAAGGAAGAATATAGAGGTAAAAAGCAGATAGAAAGTATTAAGGGACAATTTCAATTTGAGAACGTTCATTTTACATATTCAGGTACCGAAAAACACGTATTAAATAATTTTAATTTATCCGTTAAAGCAGGAGAATCTATTGCGTTAGTTGGTGAATCTGGGGCAGGAAAATCGACAGTTTTAAGTATGATTGTTGGATTTTACAAACCTACAAAAGGCAACATTACATTAGATGGCATCCCTTTTGATGAGCTTGATATGCAAAGATTCCGACAGAAGATAGCTGTTGTACCGCAAAATACTATTCTTTTTTCAGGATCAATACGAGACAATATCACGTATGGATTAGAAGATGTTTCCGAAGAAAAATTACAAAGTATTGTAGAAATGGCTAATTTACAGGATGTAATTGCAGATATGCCACATGGACTTGATACGTTAATTGGGGAGCATGGTGGAAAGCTTTCAGGAGGACAGCGTCAACGTATTGCGATTGCGAGAGCGCTAGTCCGAGATCCAGAGGTTATTTTATTAGATGAGGCAACGTCTGCATTAGACAACCAATCAGAATATAAAGTGCAGCAAGCTCTTCAAAAACTGATTAAAGGACGGACAACATTTATTGTTGCGCATCGACTATCGACGATTCGAGATGCGGATAGGATTGTCGTCATGAAAAGCGGAAAATGTGTTGAGATAGGCACGTACGATCAATTATTGGCTGAAAAAGGATACTTCTATCAACTGAAAGAAATGCAACATTGATATTCATTTGATAGAAAGCTCGTTGTTAGTTTCCTAGCAGAATTTTAAGGTCAAAAAATATATATGTGAAAGAAGTGCAGTTCTTTTTAGGAAGAACTGCACTTTTATAGTGAACATCCGTTTACAGTCAAACCAATCGACATAGATATTTCGTTTAAAAATCTTAATATTTGATTTATTTTCCAGTAGAAGTCACACTAGAAAGAGAAACTGTTATAGTTAACTGCTTCTAAAATTAATAAGAAATTGAAAGGGGTTTTTGAATGTCAGTCTTGAATAAGCAAATTGTGTTGGCTAATAGGCCGAATGGAATGCCAAGTCTTGATACATTTCGTTTTGTAGAACAAGAAATTAATGAGCCAGCAGAAGATGAAGTGTTATTAAGAACGCTTTATGTTTCTGTGGATCCGTATATGAGAGGTAGAATGCATGATGCAGAGTCTTACATAGCTCCTTTTCAATTAAATGAAGTAATTGAAGGAGGTTCAATTGGAGAGGTAGTAACATCAAAGTCTGAAAAATATCAACCAGGTGATATTGTCATTGGGATGTTTGGATGGCAAACATATTATACTGCGAAAGAGGAAGAAGTTCGAAAAATCGATCCTAGCATAGCACCGATTTCCACACATTTAGGTGTGTTAGGCATGACAGGATTAACCGCGTACTTTGGATTATTAGATATTGGTAAGCCAACAGAAGGAGAGACAGTTGTTATATCAGGAGCGGCTGGTGCTGTTGGGTCAGTTGTTGGGCAAATTGCAAAAATAAAAGGAACACGAGTCGTAGGTATAGCGGGATCTGACGAGAAGATTACGTTCTTAAAAGAACAATTACATTTTGATGAAGTCATTAACTATAAAACAGCTACGAATATGAAAAAAGAAATTGAAAAAGCATGTCCTAACGGAGTAGATGTATACTTTGATAATGTTGGGGGTGAGATTTCGGATGCTGTCTTATCAAAATTGAATCGATTTGCGCGTGTTCCTGTTTGTGGTGCCATTTCGTCCTACAATTTAGAAAAAATTGATGTAGGTCCACGAGTACAAACAACGTTAATTAAGAAAAGTGCTTTAATGCAAGGTTTTACAGTTGGAAATTATGCAAAGCGTTTTCCTGAAGGCGCCATTCAACTTGGGCAATGGTTACAGGAAGGTAAGTTAACATATCGAGAAACTATTCGTGAAGGCTTTGAAAATATACCAAATGCATTTTTGGACCTCTTCAAAGGAAATAATATTGGGAAGTTACTTGTAAAAGTCTCCGATCGCCAAAATGATCAGTAAAGATATAATTTTTTCAATTATATAACGGCTTAAAGGGAAAATCTCTCTATATTGCTAGAGGGATTTTTCTTATGGTCTATTGTAAGTTGTTTAATGGATATATGATATAGCGAGCACGCATTCAATCACGAAATATGCCCGCTAGCCCATATATCAATACCTAGTCTATTGTGTTTTAAATTTAAATTTATTTAATGACGCATGTCTTTTTTTTATTTCTTCGTTAATTCTTGCAGTTTCTTTACAGCACTTTCAACTTTAGTGAAGCTATTTGTTATGTCTTTTAAATGGTTATCTTGGTTTTGTGTGTAGGTTAAAACCTGGTCAACAGAAGCTGCTGATTGTTGTACGACACTTGAAATGGATAAGGAATTACTAGAAATTTCTTTTGACTGCTGTTGTAAATTTTGCAGAATTTGCAAAAGTTGCTGTACCCTTATAAACACAGCTTCACCTTGATTGGAAATGTCTTTAAAAACGTCTGCGGTCTCATGTGTTATATGTAAGCTAGAAGCTATTTTCTTCTGCCCATTTTGTACTTCCTCGCCAAGTTTACTAGTTTGTAAAGCAATCGTGCGCAAAATTTCTTCAATATCTCTTGCGGATGTATTCGTTGTTTCAGCAAGTGTTCTTACTTCATTTGCGACAACAGCAAAGCCTTTACCTGCCTCTCCTGCTCTTGCTGCTTCAATGGCAGCATTCAGTGCTAGCAAATTTGTTTGATTAGCTATCTCCGAGATTTGCGTAACAATAGTACCAATCTGAGACGTTTGATTGTGGAGCGTTTTCATGAGTTCGGATATGTGATTAATAGTTTCTGATACCGATTCGATCGTTTCAGACGTCTTCTGCATTTTTTTATGGCCAACAGAAGTAATATCCTTTGTTCTTTTTGAACTGTCATGAACCTCTGCTGAAAAGCTAGTAGCTTTTTGAATTTCTTTGTCAACTGTATGAATTGAGGAATTAATTTCAACGATGCTATTTGTTTGGCCATCAATGCCAATTGCAATCTCGTCCATCATTAATGTGATATCTTTTGAGATTTTATTTGTATCAGTAATATTAGTCTTAAGCTGCTTTTGAAAGCTAATAAGGTTAGCGATAGAAGTGGTCACTTCTGCTAATATAGCCTCTATATCATTTTTTGCTTGTTCAGTAAGTTGTTGAGTTGCTTCCGTTTTTTTCTGAAATTGATGTCCATTGCGAGCATTAACAGCTGTAACAATAATAATAAGGACAAAAAGAACCACCGCATTTGCAAATCCTGGTACACCAATTCCACCAAGTATGTCTGTGTGCATGCCTTCATTAATATAATAATAAAACAGTAATCCAAGACCAAGTAAGCCTGTAATTATAATCGAAATGAAATTATAAAATAAAGTTACAATCGCAAAGGAGTAAAAGAACATGATGATAGCATTGATATTGGGGGACGTTACAGCAATAGCATAATTCAGAATGATAAGTGCGATAGCTGTAATATATTGAGTGGTGATTAAAGCTTTTTTCAAGTAGGTTAGTAGACTTACAGTAGATGACGCTACAATTCCTACTATTGAGATTATTGCAATTGTTATTCCATCAGATTGAGAGAGCACACTTCCTGCTATTCCAAGAAGGGTTGAAACCCAGAGTAAAACGCTAACAATCTTGTTTCTTTGTAAAAGTAAATCACGGTTCATCATTATCATTCCTTTAGTAAAAGTATTGTAATTAAATAATGTTGTGATTTGTTGTAATATGTAGAAAATTTATACATTTATATTATTTTATAGTATAGTTTTTGTTTAATCAATAGGACGTGGATTGAAAAGCTTGCTTTGTTAATACGAGTATAAACATAACAGAGCAACCTGTCGGCGCGTATTGTACTGCGAATTTCGAATTAACTGAAAAAGTACCAAACATCATGTTGACAGTGATAATCATTATCAATTAAAATGAAGGTATAATTGAGCGTGATAATCATTATCAACAGGAGAATCATTCTATATAAACTCACACTCATACATCCGGATGAAATAATTTTAAAACATGTTCAGAACTGGGCGACCAATTGTCTTAAATACATTTAATTATGAAGGAGAGAGAGCATGAGATCATTACTTATCGTAGGAGCAGATCATTTAGGAGTTATTCCTGAGAAATTATCAGCTTTGGGATTTGAAGAAATCCTACATATGAATGGAAGAAAAGTACAAATGGTTAAGAGGGAGATTCCAGAAAACATAAGCTATATTCTAGTGTTAACAGATTATGTGAATCATAATCTATCAACTGTTATTAAACAACGAGCAAAAAATCAGTCTATTCCCATCTTTTATGCAAAACGTTCTTGGAGTTCCATTTTCCAGACGCTTAAACATGTCGTTTAAGCTGTTAGTGACTTAGAAGAGCCAAGCCTAATCATAATTAGTCGTAAGAAAAATTTTGTATAAGTGATAGTGTGTTTTAAAGAGGCTGCTAACCTTTGAAGGTATCGGGATTAAATTAAATAAATAGAACTTCTTTATATGACCGGGAAAGTACAGCAAAAAGTGCCAACACCAATGCCGTAAAGGGAGGCTGCTGCATATGATAAATAGGCATCACCAGATTTCTATTAAAACGATTACAGATTATCATTTAGAATCGTTCATAAGGTGTCCGTACAAATTTTATTATCAACATGTATTGTCTGTCCCTGGAAGTCAGATTCATTGGAAACAAGTAGTTCAATATATTTTAAATAAAATAGTTCAAGGCTTTTACCAGCTACCTAATAGTGAGCAATCGAAATTAAGTATTTTAAAATTAATTGATTCATATTGGCAGCATATTGACATTCAGTTATTTGAATCAAAAATACAATATTATACTGTGTTAGCCAAAACGACAGATTATTTACTTCAATTTTTAACACCAAGAAAGACTAACGAAAAACCTTTATTTTTATACGAAAAGCTTAATACGTATGTTGACGAATTAGAAACACAGCTTTCCGTTACATTGGAGCTAGGCGAATGGTCAAGAGAATCATTTACGGTAAAAAAATATCTTTTAGAAGCTGATGATGAATTGGTTAAATTATACAATTATTTAATTATAGTATTTTCAAAGCAAGCATTTGGTAAGCTACCAGAAAAAATCGAGATTGTTAACCTAATGAAGGGGGAAGTATACACTTATACTCCTATGATAGCTGATGTCACGCAAGGAATGTTGTTTCTAAAATATATAAAAAGTCAGTTGCAGGATCCAGATGATTATACAAAAACGAATTCATTAACAGAATGTAACAATTGTCCCTTTACACAGTCCTGTTATAGCGATATTAAAAAGAAAGATAAACGTTCTAAGCTCTTCCATTAAGAGTTACTAACAGAAAATATAAGAGCAGCTGTCAAAGTGTATATTTCAGTTTTTTTAGCAAAGCTACCTAATATTATGATGCTATAAAATCCCGTCTTCAAATAGAAGTGGGATTTTTAACGTCTATGAACTAATTCGGTCATATTTTTGCAAACTTCTAAAATTATGGTTATTTTCTCTAAAAATCTCTCATATGGTTTTCCTCATGATGTAGATAAGTTGCTAGTGATACTGATGCACCATCGCAAGAGGGCATTAAGGTGAAAAGTCTTTTTTGTGAAAGGACGATCGATGACATCGGACTATTACAATCAGTTTACTAATTTTACAAATCTTTGAACTTTGGTGAAAGAGTTTAAATAGTACCTAGTTTACTATAAAATAAAATAACAACCTTTTTTAAATAAAGTAGTAGAAGGTGCTTACGTGAAAAAAATAATTACTATTATCGTTTTGATAATATCGATATTCTTCCATTCTACAATAACGAGTGCTAATCCAATTGAATCTGCTCCTACCATTATTAGTGAAGCTGCCATTGTGTTGGATGCAAACACTGGTACAGTTCTTTATAAAAAAAATACAAGTAAAAAAATGTATCCGGCTAGTTTAACTAAAATTGCAACTGCTATATATGCCATAGAGAAAGGTAATTTAGATGACAATGTCATGATTAGTAGTAATGCAAGAAGTATCGATGGGACAAGAGTGTACCTAGAGATAGGAGAAGAAGTAACGTTAAGAAAACTTGTACAAGGTATGTTAATCAACTCTGGAAATGACGCGGCTATTGCGATAGCGGAACATTTGAGCGGAAGCGTTGAGCAATTCTCTATTGATATGAACAGCTACTTAAAAAATAAAATTGGTGTTAATAATACTAATTTTACAAATCCACACGGTCTTTTTAATGCAGATCATATAACAACTACATCAGATTTAGCTAAAATTACGCAATATGCTATAAGAAATATGACGTTTCGTGAAATTTTTGGCACAAAAGAGCTGAAATGGACTGGTAAAGCGTGGGACACGACTATTTATACACACCATAGACTTATGAGGGAGATTCCATATGTTGGGGTAACCGGTGGAAAAACAGGATTTGTTGATGAGTCTAAGCACACTTTGGCTACCACCGCTAAAAGAGGTAATTTGCAATTAATTGTGATTACGTTAAAGGCCAGTTATAAGTCGGATATATACAAAGATACTATGAAGTTGTTAGATTACGGGTTTACTAATTTTAAAACTTCAGTAATCCCAAAGGGAACTATTTATATTCAAAACGAGGAAAAATTCAGAACAACTGATGACATTATGTATACGTATTCAAAAAATGAGCATGTAACTAAACATCTCCATGAAGATGGCACTTTGGACGTTGTAGGGGAAGACGGGTCAATTATTTCTTCATTTAAGCTTGAGACAGATAGCGAGAAGAAAATAAAAAATGATGAAGTAAAAGGTTCCAGCATAATACAAAACGCAGATGTATCAGAAAAGGAAGAATATCCTTATATATATATGATGCTGTTTCTTTTTGCAGCGGGGTTTATTTACTATAAGAAAAAAGACGTATGGGGTGCCTAACCCCCAGTAAATATGCTCGATTTGGTGGGGGCTAGGTAACCTAAACGTCATGAGTAAATGTTTGTACATGAACGTACTGGTTAAGGCTATGTATAATGAACAGGTTGTGAAATCCTATGGTTCAAACTGCTCTGAAAACAAATATTTAACCGTTTCTGAATCGGTTTTAGTCGGTATTATGAAAGACTCTTTATATAATTCAGGTCCTTTTCCCGTTATCACTATGAAATCACCAGGTTTCGCGTTCTTCCAAGCGTACTCGATAGCTCTAGTTCTATCAGTGATTATTTGAGTCTTGTTCTTTCCATAGCTCGTAGAAAGTGCCTCTAACTCTAATGACATACTTGCTTGCTTAACCCCATTTAAATCATCCATTGTTAAAATAACCTCATCACTGTGCTTTATTGAAGTTTCTAACATTAAAGCTCTTTTTGAAGGGTCACCATTTCCTCTAAGTCCAAATATGTGAATCAATTTTCTAGGTTGGAAGCTCTTTACCGTATGTAAAAATTTCTCCAGTCCATCTGGTGTGTGTGCATAATCCACTATAAAGGTGATTCCTGAAGAGTGTCTATGGACTTCAAATCGTCCAGGAACCCCAGTAAATGTTTTCATCGCTTTCTGGATTGAGGGGACATCTACTCCAATTGCCAAGGCAACTAATATCGACGCAAGTGCATTATGAGTGTTATAAATACCTGGGAGTGGCAGCTCGACATTCCACTCATTCTGCAGCCATTTAACTTTAATAGTCGATTTGTTGTCATTTATCAACTGAAGGTTGTCTGAGTCCTTAACTCCATACGTATAAACGTTTAGCCCGTCTCCACGAAGCTTATCGACCAACCTTTTTCCCCAAGAGCAGGATGAGTTTATCACCGCTATTCCGTTAGGCTTTAACTTGTAAAATAATTTTGATTTACATAAGAAATAATCCTCGAGTGTTTTATGGTAATCGAGATGGTCATGAGATAAATTTGTGAAAATTGTAAAATCAAATTCTACTCCTTCAAGACGTTTCTGGTCTAGTCCATGTGATGACACCTCTACAACAGCAAATTCATCCGTGCTAACTTGTAGCATTTTTTGTAGTTCAAGCACATTAGGTGTAGTGGCTGTCGAATTCATTTCATGTCCATTGATATAATTAGCAACCGTACTGATTAAAGAACATGAACGTTGTGACGACTGAAGCAGGTGATGAAGCATATAAGCTGTAGTTGTTTTTCCGTTCGTTCCCGTTATACCAATCATGCCATGCTTAGACGAAGGGGTATTAAAATAGACCGTCGCCATTTTTCCAAGGGCTTCTCTTGCATCATGAACTTGAATGTAAGGAACAGGAAGATCATCTATTTCTTTTTCGCCAATAACGGCAACCGCTCCATTTGAAATGGCGTGTTGAATATATTTATGTCCGTCATCATGTATCCCTTTAATCGCAACAAATATATCTCCTTTTTCAACGGCCTTAGACCGAAATTCTATGTTATGTATTTTAATATCAGGAACAACCTTTTTGTTGAGATTTAGAGGCGATAGTAATTCCGTTAGCTTCATTTGAAACCTCCTGTCTGTCTAAGATGATATTATAAAAAAATGATAGTTATGGTCTCGACCTATAGTCAGCTTTACATATGCGTACAGTTATAGTTTTCATTATTAACTCCTTTTTATAAAAACAATACTTACACAAAAATTCACAAAGTATTAACAGCATTTCTCAACAATCCTTGCTCTATACCATAGAGGACAGTGAATCCCTAAATAGTTTATATGAGTGGGGAGAAGTTTTGAGTATCAAAAATGAGACGAAAATAAAAATCATGATCCTATACAGGCAAAGGCCCACTCATAAGACTAGGCCTTCGCATACAATTTCAAGGAAAGATCAAAGGAGGTAGTATACATGAACTTTGAGAATCCTTATTTCAGCCAAAATCCTATGGTTGACTTGCAAGATCAAAGAATTATAAGACCATTTGGCTTTGGACGTCCCTTTGGGTTTGGTAGACCGTTTTTCGGTCCCTTTGGATTTGGCAGACCTTTCTTTAGACCGTTTGGGTTTGGTAGACCGTTTTTAGGTGCACCGTTTTTAGGCGGTTTAGCCGGTGGCCTATTAGCAGGTTCTTTATTTAACCCATTTGTATATGGTGGATATCCTTATCCTTACTATGGCTTTGGGTCACCATTTTTCTACTAAAAAAGGTGCTGAAGTCATAATAGTTAACAAGCCGCAATCCTTAGTAAGGAGCGCGGCCTTTTTATGTGTTAAAAGAAAATTTTCGCTAGGTTCGTGTTAAATTTCAGACGTTAACGGTTCGAGGGGGAAGTTAACAAATCAAGCGCATATAAAAGTCAGGCCTTCCTAGAATCGCTTTGTAATTGACATCACTAGACTGGAGTTCAAGTTTTTATTACAAGCCATATTTTTCATGAAAAGTTGCCTCTAATGATTTAGACTATCATATTACTGGTAGCCAGCTGCCCCGATAATAAAGTATAAGATAGCTGACATCGTTTCATAGCGCGAACCAAGAATAGTAGAGGCTAGCCAGCTAGTGTTTGTCCCGTTATAGGAACAAGTGGCATTTGCGCCATGACGCCAATAATTGCTGTATATAAGGCTGTTACCATCATGATTCGTAGCTTTATCCGTTTTGTATATTTCTCATATCCTCCCGTATTTACTTATGTAAACTTATGCAATTGATACTTTAACATATGTGAGATTATTACTATGTAATGCTTTAATTAAGTTTTTGTAAAGTGATAATAACAGAGAGTTTCTAAATTGACAGTATTTATCAGTTTGCATTATTATTAACTTATTAATCTTATAAACACTCTAAAGGGGAGTAGCTTTCACAGCAAAGTCGTCAATTCAGAGCGTCAGGCTCTCGGCTTTGTTGGCAACTTTATTGTTGTTAGCAAGACCTTTACCTGCCATGTATGCTGGTAAAGGTCTTTATTTATTTCAAAAGCTTTTACCAGATGGTAGAGGTTTTTTATATAGAAGCAGAAAAATCTAGGGACAGATAACCAACTATGAACTTCAAGATAGTGTAAAGAAGTTACTTGTGAAAGTGAGTCGTCTTTGGAACTCACGACTTCGGCAACGCGAGATTTTTAGAGTGGCCGAGAGATTTTTAGAGTGTCGACATGTTTTGTCGATGAACACCACTCATTGAGATTTTTCAAATTTTCAAAAGACAAAACTAAATACATGAAAAATGAAATAGGAGGAGAAAACATGCTATTACGAAAATATATGTCTTTAATTGGTATCGGCTCAACAGAAATTGATTTGATTTTACCGAAGAATACGTTTAAAAAGGGAGAAGAAGTCAAAGGGTATTATTTATTAAAAGGCGGAACAATCGAGCAACAACTTAAACGAATTGAGTGTGACCTTGTTTTATCAGATGAGGTATCGGGGGCGGAAAAAGTCATTGAATCTACAACAATCTTAACCTCTATTACTATTCATGCAGAGGAATTACATCGAATTGATTTCACTTTCTGCATTCCACGACCAATCGATTTATCATCAAGTACTAAAGTGTATTCGTTTAAAACAAAGCTTGCTTTTACAAAAGGTGTAGAAAGTACGGACCATGATCCTATAATAATAGTTGAATAATTTATGATACCTAACCTTAAGTTCTGTGAAACACAACAGCGCTGTCGGTTAGGTTTTTTTGTGAAGATTTTGTGAAGAGTACATGAAACTATGACATAACGTGATTGGCATCACGCATAGATAAATTGTTATGTAATTTAATTGATATATATTCAAAATGATTAGAAGGAGGGGAAGAGATGAGAAATGGACTAATAATCTTTGTAATATCAGCAGTTTTAGGCTTTGGTGGCGGTTACTTCTTTTTTCAATTGACTGACTTTAGTTCAAAAGATGCATCTGAAAAGGTGAGCAACACACAACAGGAAAGCTCAATAGAAGAAACAGAAACTGTTGAAACAGTTGCGACTGCCAATAGCGACATTTTCAGTGCAAAAGGTTGCCTTGGCTGCCATGCTGTCGAAGGGCTTGGCTTACAAGGTGGGGCAACAGGTCCCGATCTTACCCATGCATATGAAAACGTAGAATCCAAGCACGGCAAACCTATTGAAGAATTCTTAAAGGAACCAACTTCAGCTGTTATGTCAGGCGTTATTAGTGGGAATCCACTAACAGATGAGCAAATCTCAAAAATCGTCGAGGCTTTAAAAGAAGCAAATCAAAAATAACAATGGAGGTGCTATTTGAATGAAAAAAGGATTACTTCCAGCTGTATCAGGATTAGTAGTAGGTATTGTTATTTCAACAGTGCTGTTTGCGGACCTAGGTGTTGGTCCTAAGTCATTAGCAAACGAGGATTCAGAGCATAAGTCTCATGCGGAAAAAGTATATGTTCCGTTTGGTGAGCAGGATGAGTATTATTTATTTGCCTCAGGTGGCCACTCAGGACAAATGTTCATATATGGTGTTCCATCAATGAGACACATACGAACGGTACCTGTTTTCTCGTATGATTCAGCAACTGGATATGGTTGGTCTGAGGAATCAAAAGAACTTTTAGGAAATTATACTTGGGGAGACTTGCATCATCCAGCCTTTTCAGAAACAAAAGGTGACTATGATGGGAAATGGATGTTTGCGACTGATGTAGGTAATAGTCGTGCCGCAGCAATGGATTTGGAAACGTTTACAGTGAAAGATATTATCGAGGTTCCCAATACTAGCGGACCGCATTGTGCAATGTTTGTAACAGAAAATACAGAATATATGTTTTTACCGACTCGCTTCTCTGTACCTTTAGGAAGTAAGTACGCACCATTAGATGATTATAGCTCAGAATATTATGGTGTTATGAGTGCTGTTCAATTTGATGAACAGAAAGAAGAACTAGGAGTTTCATGGCAGGTGGCATTACCACCTTGGAGCTATGACTTATCTGACGCTGGAAAAGGGCCTTCTCATGGCTGGGCTGTTATCACAACATATAATACAGAAGAAGCTACAACAAATCTAGAGATTAATGCATCTCAAGCAGACCGAGACTATATCGTTTTATTTAATTGGCAAGAGCTCGA from Bacillus sp. HMF5848 includes these protein-coding regions:
- a CDS encoding sporulation protein, with product MLLRKYMSLIGIGSTEIDLILPKNTFKKGEEVKGYYLLKGGTIEQQLKRIECDLVLSDEVSGAEKVIESTTILTSITIHAEELHRIDFTFCIPRPIDLSSSTKVYSFKTKLAFTKGVESTDHDPIIIVE
- a CDS encoding UDP-N-acetylmuramoyl-L-alanyl-D-glutamate--2,6-diaminopimelate ligase — translated: MKLTELLSPLNLNKKVVPDIKIHNIEFRSKAVEKGDIFVAIKGIHDDGHKYIQHAISNGAVAVIGEKEIDDLPVPYIQVHDAREALGKMATVYFNTPSSKHGMIGITGTNGKTTTAYMLHHLLQSSQRSCSLISTVANYINGHEMNSTATTPNVLELQKMLQVSTDEFAVVEVSSHGLDQKRLEGVEFDFTIFTNLSHDHLDYHKTLEDYFLCKSKLFYKLKPNGIAVINSSCSWGKRLVDKLRGDGLNVYTYGVKDSDNLQLINDNKSTIKVKWLQNEWNVELPLPGIYNTHNALASILVALAIGVDVPSIQKAMKTFTGVPGRFEVHRHSSGITFIVDYAHTPDGLEKFLHTVKSFQPRKLIHIFGLRGNGDPSKRALMLETSIKHSDEVILTMDDLNGVKQASMSLELEALSTSYGKNKTQIITDRTRAIEYAWKNAKPGDFIVITGKGPELYKESFIIPTKTDSETVKYLFSEQFEP
- a CDS encoding c-type cytochrome — encoded protein: MRNGLIIFVISAVLGFGGGYFFFQLTDFSSKDASEKVSNTQQESSIEETETVETVATANSDIFSAKGCLGCHAVEGLGLQGGATGPDLTHAYENVESKHGKPIEEFLKEPTSAVMSGVISGNPLTDEQISKIVEALKEANQK